A window of the Lactobacillus gasseri ATCC 33323 = JCM 1131 genome harbors these coding sequences:
- the fmt gene encoding methionyl-tRNA formyltransferase, which yields MSSVIFLGTPNFGSVVLQGLIDQGYDVKAVVTQPDKRVGRKQVVHQSAVKQTALKHNLPVYQPAKLSGSDELAELMKIEPDFIVTAAYGQFLPTKFLKSAKIAPVNVHGSLLPKYRGGAPIQYSVLNGDKETGVTIMEMVKKMDAGDIFSQKALPIEDDDTSGTLFDKLSILGRDLLLETLPKFIDGTVTRTPQNEDKVVFSPNISKEQEQIKLTMTAEQANNLIRALNPDPGAYVMLDGKRFKIWKAKPLAEKTSFPAGTLVTNKKKFVISMAGGSELELLEVQPTGKKKMNIKDYLNGQGSHFTSGEKIIDE from the coding sequence ATGTCATCAGTTATTTTTTTAGGAACACCAAATTTTGGTAGTGTTGTTTTACAGGGCTTAATTGATCAAGGATATGATGTTAAAGCGGTAGTTACTCAACCCGATAAACGAGTAGGGCGTAAGCAAGTAGTTCATCAATCTGCTGTTAAACAAACTGCACTAAAACATAATCTTCCAGTGTACCAGCCAGCTAAGTTATCTGGATCAGATGAGCTCGCAGAATTAATGAAGATTGAACCAGATTTTATTGTAACTGCAGCTTATGGACAATTTTTGCCAACTAAATTTTTGAAGTCTGCTAAGATTGCACCAGTTAATGTTCATGGTTCACTCTTGCCTAAATATCGTGGTGGTGCACCAATTCAATACTCAGTTTTAAATGGAGATAAAGAAACTGGGGTTACAATAATGGAAATGGTTAAGAAAATGGATGCAGGAGATATATTCTCTCAAAAAGCTTTACCAATTGAAGATGATGATACCAGTGGTACTTTATTTGATAAGTTAAGTATTTTAGGTAGAGATTTACTGCTAGAAACCTTGCCTAAGTTTATTGATGGAACAGTAACACGTACTCCTCAAAATGAAGATAAAGTAGTCTTTTCTCCAAATATTTCTAAAGAACAAGAGCAAATTAAGTTAACAATGACGGCTGAACAAGCTAATAATTTGATTCGCGCCCTTAATCCGGATCCAGGTGCATATGTAATGCTTGATGGCAAGAGATTTAAGATTTGGAAGGCGAAACCTTTAGCTGAGAAGACAAGTTTTCCTGCTGGAACTTTAGTTACTAATAAAAAGAAATTTGTAATTAGCATGGCTGGTGGAAGCGAATTAGAACTACTTGAAGTTCAACCAACTGGTAAGAAAAAAATGAATATTAAGGACTACTTAAACGGCCAAGGCAGTCATTTTACAAGTGGAGAAAAGATAATCGATGAGTAA
- the rsmB gene encoding 16S rRNA (cytosine(967)-C(5))-methyltransferase RsmB: MSNARTVALETLIKVFNQKSYSNIALNNELVKHELKPADKALATRIVYGTIQYKIFLEYQLKPLIKTKLRDKFLMPLLLMSAYQYFFLEKVPANAIFDEANKLAKKFAKKNSGSYKLVNGILRALERQGKVLPAPDNLVDYLSIKESFPKWLVEYLLDNFGEDQTKEILVRSNQPAANSIRMAVEEDKFEEIKEALKKDGFDFKESCLTAHNLNLNKGGVAQTNLFKDGKITIQDAAASLAVDAFKFTGDEQVLDACSAPGGKTVQIAEKLTTGNVIALDIHENKLRLVKNAAKRLHVSDKVKTKALDARKAQEYFTAGQFDKILVDAPCSGLGLIRRKPEIRCEKSLNDIKNLARIQLSILENISGLLTAGGELVYSTCTISLEEDEGVVNQFLKLHPDFELVPVQVGKLPKQNMVRIFPSADGSDGFFIAKLKKRG, translated from the coding sequence ATGAGTAATGCAAGAACAGTTGCTTTAGAAACTTTGATTAAGGTTTTTAATCAAAAGAGCTATTCTAATATTGCTTTAAATAATGAACTAGTAAAACATGAATTAAAACCAGCTGATAAAGCTTTAGCTACAAGAATTGTTTATGGAACTATTCAATATAAAATATTTTTAGAATATCAATTAAAACCACTAATTAAAACCAAATTGCGCGATAAGTTTTTAATGCCATTACTTTTAATGTCTGCATACCAATATTTTTTTCTAGAAAAAGTACCAGCAAATGCAATTTTTGATGAAGCAAATAAATTAGCTAAAAAATTTGCTAAGAAAAATAGTGGTAGCTATAAACTAGTTAACGGAATTCTACGTGCTTTAGAGCGCCAAGGAAAAGTTTTGCCAGCGCCTGATAATTTAGTTGATTATTTGAGTATCAAAGAGAGCTTTCCTAAATGGCTGGTAGAATATTTATTAGATAACTTTGGTGAAGATCAGACTAAAGAAATATTGGTGCGAAGTAATCAGCCAGCGGCTAACTCAATCAGGATGGCTGTAGAGGAAGACAAGTTTGAAGAAATCAAAGAAGCATTGAAAAAAGATGGTTTTGATTTTAAAGAATCTTGTTTAACAGCGCATAATTTGAACCTAAATAAGGGCGGAGTAGCTCAAACTAACTTGTTTAAGGATGGTAAAATTACTATTCAAGATGCGGCTGCCTCGCTTGCAGTAGATGCTTTTAAGTTTACTGGCGATGAACAGGTTTTAGATGCATGTAGTGCTCCAGGGGGAAAGACTGTTCAAATTGCAGAGAAATTAACAACTGGTAACGTAATTGCTTTAGATATTCATGAAAATAAACTAAGACTCGTCAAAAATGCTGCTAAAAGACTTCATGTTAGTGATAAAGTAAAGACAAAGGCTCTGGATGCTAGAAAAGCTCAAGAGTATTTTACAGCAGGGCAATTTGATAAAATCTTAGTAGATGCTCCTTGTTCTGGTCTCGGTTTAATAAGACGTAAGCCAGAGATTAGATGTGAAAAGTCATTAAATGATATTAAAAATTTAGCTAGAATTCAGCTGTCCATTTTAGAAAACATAAGTGGACTTTTAACTGCAGGCGGAGAGCTGGTTTATTCAACTTGCACAATTAGCCTTGAAGAAGATGAAGGAGTAGTTAATCAATTTTTGAAACTGCATCCTGATTTTGAATTAGTTCCAGTTCAAGTGGGAAAGCTTCCAAAACAAAATATGGTAAGAATTTTTCCTAGTGCAGATGGCAGTGATGGATTTTTTATTGCAAAATTAAAAAAACGAGGGTAA
- a CDS encoding Stp1/IreP family PP2C-type Ser/Thr phosphatase, whose amino-acid sequence MIKTAFASSIGRVRETNQDFVKVFKNQNNIIMGIVCDGMGGHQGGDVASTMAVSHLGHNFEKTDFTDPDLAQKWLTVQLRLENETILSTADRFADLNGMGTTIVLAIAFTEKILIAHLGDSRCYLYGGNEFKQITEDHSLVHELVKMGQITEQQARNHPQKNIITETLGVSSTVNPEFDILEVHAGDIFLLCTDGLTNSLTDPQIQQILATKNLNLKERCNKLINEANRLGGGDNITVCLLAYVEKDGDK is encoded by the coding sequence TTGATTAAAACAGCGTTTGCTTCAAGCATTGGTAGAGTCCGAGAAACTAATCAGGACTTTGTAAAAGTATTTAAAAATCAAAATAATATTATTATGGGGATCGTTTGTGATGGAATGGGTGGCCATCAGGGCGGCGATGTTGCTTCAACGATGGCTGTTAGCCACTTAGGTCACAATTTTGAAAAGACAGATTTTACTGATCCTGATTTAGCTCAAAAATGGCTAACTGTACAATTGCGGTTAGAAAACGAAACTATTTTAAGCACAGCAGATCGTTTTGCTGATTTAAATGGGATGGGCACTACGATTGTTTTGGCAATTGCTTTTACCGAAAAAATCTTAATCGCTCATTTAGGAGATTCACGTTGCTATTTGTATGGCGGAAATGAATTTAAGCAAATCACTGAGGATCATTCGTTAGTTCACGAATTAGTTAAGATGGGACAAATAACTGAGCAACAAGCTAGAAATCATCCTCAAAAAAACATCATTACTGAAACATTAGGTGTTTCAAGTACTGTGAATCCTGAATTTGATATACTTGAAGTACATGCAGGTGATATTTTCCTCCTTTGTACAGATGGGTTAACAAACTCTTTAACAGATCCGCAGATTCAACAGATTCTTGCCACTAAGAATTTAAATTTAAAAGAGCGTTGCAATAAACTGATCAATGAAGCAAATCGTTTAGGCGGCGGAGATAATATCACTGTTTGTTTACTTGCCTATGTAGAAAAGGATGGTGACAAATAG
- the pknB gene encoding Stk1 family PASTA domain-containing Ser/Thr kinase, which yields MEKGHLLGGRYKIISVLGEGGMANVYLAEDIILQRKVAVKVLRLNLQKDPQTIQRFQREALSTSELSHPHIVSILDVGTEGDCHYLVMDYVDGPDLEEYIQRNNPIPLPKVINIMDQILSAVALAHKHNVIHRDLKPQNILMDKKGNIKIVDFGIAIALNQSTMTQTNTAMGSVHYMSPEQARGSMATKQSDIYSLGIILYKLLTGTVPFTGENAVAVALKHFQEKTPSLRAKNPSIPQALENVVFKATAKDPRDRYKTVLDMKEDLDTCLDPKRKNEPVYKPQHDPAADETIVIPPLEGSVHNKDHEVQEKSEPKEEKKNFLDNLKGHKWWWIGALIAFCVIMVILFFALGRKDMVDIPNLNKMTQTEAKNTLNSSGLELGKISYEYSDTVPKGKVIRTKPPIGSQIKDGQKVNLIISKGPHLVEMPNVIGESYTVAKKQLVKLGFSVAKTEEYSSSPKNQVNAQDVEPGQQINPDKATVTLLVSKGPSSASSTRSRRHTVKLRDIVGYSLKGAQDYARENHLTLKVEEEDSDDKNDGTVLRQSPESGTDVSSGSTLTVVVAKSKKADASSSSSSSTTTTTVTKSYTINYPADSSQANSQKTPDHIQVYVSDDDHSINNIYRDMNITSEQSFTVPFKLTKKNGHIKILRNGNTILDEDVNK from the coding sequence ATGGAAAAGGGCCATTTACTTGGTGGTCGCTATAAAATCATTTCTGTTCTAGGCGAAGGTGGAATGGCTAATGTTTATTTAGCTGAGGACATAATTTTGCAAAGAAAAGTTGCTGTGAAAGTATTACGGCTTAATTTGCAAAAAGATCCTCAAACTATTCAACGCTTTCAAAGAGAAGCACTTTCAACTAGTGAATTAAGTCATCCTCATATTGTTTCTATTCTTGATGTAGGAACGGAAGGAGATTGCCATTATTTGGTAATGGATTATGTTGATGGACCTGATTTAGAGGAATACATTCAACGCAATAATCCAATTCCTTTGCCTAAAGTGATTAATATCATGGATCAAATCTTGAGTGCTGTAGCTTTAGCACATAAACACAATGTGATCCATCGCGATCTAAAACCACAAAATATTTTAATGGATAAAAAGGGTAATATTAAGATTGTTGATTTTGGTATTGCAATTGCACTAAATCAAAGTACCATGACGCAAACTAATACTGCTATGGGATCAGTACATTATATGTCTCCTGAACAAGCACGCGGCAGTATGGCTACAAAACAATCTGATATCTATTCTTTGGGAATCATTTTATATAAGTTATTGACTGGAACAGTCCCTTTTACGGGAGAAAATGCGGTTGCAGTTGCCTTGAAACATTTTCAAGAAAAAACACCGTCTTTAAGAGCTAAAAATCCTTCAATTCCTCAGGCACTAGAAAACGTTGTTTTTAAAGCTACCGCTAAAGATCCGAGAGATCGATATAAAACTGTTTTAGATATGAAAGAAGATCTAGATACTTGTTTGGATCCCAAGCGTAAGAATGAGCCGGTCTATAAGCCTCAACACGACCCCGCAGCTGATGAAACTATCGTTATTCCTCCGTTAGAAGGAAGCGTCCATAATAAGGATCATGAAGTACAGGAAAAGTCAGAGCCAAAAGAAGAAAAAAAGAATTTCTTAGATAACCTAAAAGGCCATAAGTGGTGGTGGATAGGTGCTTTAATTGCATTTTGCGTGATTATGGTAATTCTCTTTTTTGCTCTTGGTAGAAAAGATATGGTAGATATTCCTAATCTTAATAAGATGACCCAAACAGAAGCTAAAAACACTTTGAATTCTTCAGGTTTAGAACTTGGAAAAATTAGCTATGAATATTCTGATACTGTGCCTAAAGGAAAAGTGATTAGAACTAAGCCTCCAATTGGTTCGCAAATAAAAGATGGGCAAAAAGTAAATCTAATTATTTCTAAGGGCCCTCATCTTGTCGAGATGCCTAATGTAATTGGTGAATCATATACAGTTGCTAAAAAACAATTAGTTAAATTAGGTTTTTCGGTTGCTAAAACTGAAGAATATTCTAGCAGCCCTAAGAATCAAGTTAATGCTCAAGATGTTGAGCCTGGCCAGCAAATTAATCCTGATAAAGCAACTGTAACTTTGTTAGTTTCTAAAGGACCTTCTTCGGCGAGTAGTACCCGATCTAGAAGACATACAGTAAAGTTAAGAGATATTGTAGGCTATTCTTTAAAGGGTGCCCAAGATTACGCTCGTGAGAATCATTTAACACTTAAAGTTGAAGAAGAAGATTCAGATGATAAGAATGATGGAACTGTCTTACGTCAATCGCCAGAATCGGGTACTGACGTAAGTTCAGGCTCTACCTTGACTGTCGTAGTAGCTAAGTCTAAAAAGGCGGATGCAAGCAGTAGCTCAAGTAGCTCTACTACAACTACGACGGTTACTAAGTCATACACCATAAATTATCCAGCAGATTCTAGTCAAGCTAACTCGCAAAAGACGCCTGATCATATTCAAGTTTATGTTTCTGATGATGACCATTCGATTAATAATATTTATCGTGATATGAATATTACTTCTGAGCAAAGTTTTACAGTTCCTTTTAAATTAACCAAGAAAAATGGACATATAAAAATATTAAGAAATGGCAACACTATTTTAGATGAGGACGTTAATAAGTAA
- the rsgA gene encoding ribosome small subunit-dependent GTPase A — translation MNKAQGTIVSAISGYYDVEIENEVVRTRARGVFRDRKQKPLVGDRVVVQLDNQGMNYLIEILPRTNEIGRPAVANVSKVLLVISAVEPDFSLELLDRYLTFFAWKNVGVVIYLSKADITPTEKLKAIKCKLDYYQKIGYSVFEDAEELERQLPTMIQKDQIWTLAGQSGAGKSTLLNKLENEANQETGAISTALNRGKHTTRQVKLFKYSSGFIADTPGFSAIDLFKIKVDELENYFYDLKDASVKCKFRRCQHIKEPGCEVKKLIEEGKIAKSRYDSYLKIRQEISENRMPEYLKK, via the coding sequence ATGAATAAAGCACAGGGAACTATTGTTAGCGCTATTTCTGGTTATTACGACGTTGAAATTGAGAACGAAGTAGTTAGAACTAGGGCACGTGGAGTTTTTAGAGATCGTAAGCAAAAGCCATTGGTAGGTGATAGAGTAGTAGTTCAATTAGATAATCAAGGGATGAATTACTTAATAGAAATACTACCTCGAACCAATGAGATTGGACGTCCTGCAGTTGCCAATGTATCAAAAGTATTATTAGTCATTTCAGCAGTCGAACCAGATTTTTCGCTTGAATTGCTAGATAGATATCTAACCTTTTTTGCTTGGAAAAATGTGGGAGTAGTCATTTATTTATCAAAAGCTGATATTACGCCTACTGAAAAATTAAAAGCAATCAAATGTAAGTTAGATTATTATCAAAAAATTGGCTATTCTGTTTTTGAAGATGCAGAAGAATTAGAACGTCAATTGCCTACTATGATTCAAAAAGATCAAATTTGGACTTTAGCAGGGCAATCTGGAGCAGGAAAGTCAACTTTGCTGAATAAGCTGGAAAACGAGGCAAATCAAGAGACAGGTGCAATTTCAACAGCTTTAAACCGTGGTAAGCATACAACAAGACAAGTTAAACTTTTTAAATATTCATCTGGGTTTATTGCAGACACTCCTGGATTTTCAGCAATTGACTTATTCAAAATTAAAGTTGATGAACTAGAAAATTATTTTTATGATTTAAAAGATGCAAGCGTTAAGTGCAAGTTTAGACGATGCCAGCATATAAAAGAGCCTGGTTGTGAGGTTAAAAAATTGATTGAAGAAGGAAAAATAGCTAAAAGTCGCTATGATTCCTATTTAAAGATTAGACAGGAAATTTCTGAAAACAGAATGCCTGAGTATTTAAAGAAATAG
- the rpe gene encoding ribulose-phosphate 3-epimerase gives MIAPSILNADNMHLSRDIKAAIESGIERFHIDIMDGHFVPNLSYGPELVKDFKRSFPFTKAEIHLMSNNLDTTLPLFVEAGADILEFHYEATNKPDYWLDYLKDHNVRCGMAINPSTPVNKLKPFLNKLDQVLLMTVKPGFGGQKFEEAAVERLAELQDMIKDENLDLPIEVDGGLDRETLKLTRDAGAKIFVAGSYIFKNGSIEDQVIKLKKEDK, from the coding sequence ATGATAGCACCATCAATCTTAAATGCAGATAATATGCATTTAAGTCGTGATATTAAAGCAGCCATTGAGAGTGGCATTGAAAGGTTCCATATTGATATAATGGACGGCCATTTTGTTCCTAATTTATCTTATGGTCCAGAATTAGTAAAAGATTTTAAGCGTTCATTTCCTTTTACTAAGGCGGAAATCCATCTAATGAGTAATAATTTAGATACTACATTGCCGCTTTTCGTTGAAGCTGGAGCTGATATTCTAGAGTTTCATTATGAAGCCACAAATAAGCCTGATTACTGGTTAGATTATCTAAAAGACCATAATGTTCGTTGCGGAATGGCAATTAATCCTTCGACACCAGTTAATAAATTAAAGCCCTTTTTAAACAAATTAGACCAAGTTCTACTAATGACTGTGAAACCAGGTTTTGGTGGTCAGAAGTTTGAAGAAGCAGCAGTTGAACGTTTGGCTGAACTTCAAGATATGATTAAAGATGAAAATCTGGATTTACCAATTGAGGTAGATGGCGGACTAGATCGTGAAACTTTAAAATTAACGCGCGATGCTGGGGCTAAAATTTTTGTCGCTGGATCTTATATTTTTAAAAATGGCAGTATTGAAGATCAAGTAATCAAGTTGAAAAAAGAAGATAAATGA
- a CDS encoding thiamine diphosphokinase, with protein MKAIALLGGPKEEWPQNLANKIKLAQKKGALIMASDRGSLFLLELGIVPDVALGDYDSLTNHERQLVESKVKDMRYSNPVKDFTDSEMLYYAAFIDYRVDDLIVYGATGGRLDHFLVNMYAVLKAPFDQFKEQIKFVDKQNIVRFFGKGRHLISYNSDYKYLGIGTLTEVKDFSIRDAKYDLAPVDLKVPTMYSSNEYLRQQAVTVSCKLGVLIVINSRDKK; from the coding sequence ATGAAAGCAATTGCATTATTAGGTGGCCCAAAAGAAGAATGGCCGCAAAATTTAGCCAATAAAATAAAATTAGCACAAAAAAAAGGCGCCCTAATTATGGCTAGTGACCGGGGCAGCCTTTTTTTGTTAGAACTAGGGATAGTTCCTGATGTTGCATTAGGAGATTATGATTCATTAACTAATCATGAAAGACAATTAGTGGAGAGTAAAGTAAAAGATATGCGCTACTCAAATCCTGTTAAGGATTTTACAGACTCAGAAATGCTGTATTATGCCGCATTTATTGATTATCGGGTCGATGATCTAATTGTATATGGTGCTACAGGTGGAAGATTAGATCATTTTTTAGTTAATATGTATGCTGTGTTAAAAGCTCCTTTTGACCAATTTAAGGAACAAATTAAGTTTGTTGATAAACAAAATATTGTGCGCTTTTTTGGTAAAGGAAGACATCTAATTTCTTATAATTCTGACTACAAATATTTGGGAATCGGGACTTTAACAGAGGTAAAAGATTTTAGTATTAGAGATGCTAAGTATGATTTAGCTCCGGTTGATTTGAAGGTGCCAACTATGTATTCTTCAAATGAATATTTACGTCAGCAAGCAGTAACAGTTTCTTGTAAATTGGGTGTTTTAATTGTAATTAATAGCCGAGATAAAAAATAA
- the rpmB gene encoding 50S ribosomal protein L28 gives MAKDIITGRKTVFGNKRSKALNSVRRSWKPNLQKVRILVDGKPKRVWVSARALKSGKVKRA, from the coding sequence ATGGCAAAAGACATTATTACTGGCCGCAAGACGGTCTTTGGTAACAAGCGTTCAAAGGCTTTGAACTCCGTGCGGCGTTCATGGAAGCCAAACCTTCAAAAAGTTCGCATCCTTGTTGACGGTAAGCCAAAGCGTGTTTGGGTATCTGCTCGCGCTTTGAAATCCGGTAAGGTTAAACGTGCCTAA
- a CDS encoding Asp23/Gls24 family envelope stress response protein — translation MAVKIKTKYGLIDISNSVIATVVGGAATSNYGVVGMASKNALRDGAYTILNRENYRRGVVIKTNDNQIVVDVYIIVGYGLKISEVSHNVQDSVKYNLENLLGIKTKSVNVIVQGVKILDD, via the coding sequence ATGGCTGTTAAAATTAAAACAAAGTATGGCTTAATTGATATTTCAAATAGTGTGATCGCTACTGTCGTTGGTGGCGCAGCAACTTCTAACTATGGTGTAGTTGGAATGGCTTCAAAGAACGCTTTGCGAGATGGAGCTTACACTATTTTAAATCGCGAAAATTATCGGCGCGGTGTAGTAATTAAAACTAATGATAATCAAATAGTCGTTGATGTATATATTATTGTGGGTTATGGTCTAAAAATTTCAGAAGTAAGTCACAATGTACAAGATAGTGTAAAATACAATCTTGAAAATCTTTTAGGCATTAAAACAAAATCTGTTAACGTCATTGTTCAAGGCGTAAAGATTTTAGACGATTAA
- a CDS encoding DAK2 domain-containing protein: MVLTEINSDQFRDMVRAATHRMGKNAEFVNKLNVFPVPDGDTGTNMNLTIESGAKAVNENLSESVGDLTESLSKGMLMGARGNSGVITSQLFRGFYKATEGKKTLTAQDLADAFANGVSTAYKAVMKPVEGTILTVARVAAEEGKNKANETDDVSEVMRAVVDGAKKALKTTPDLLPVLKQVGVVDSGGQGLVFIYQGFLEGVLGEKDNDDYQLDEGEMDELINAAHHQAESAQVQLSTSDIKNGYCTEIMVDLTADIPNKEKFDLDQFREHLSNLGDSLLAVSDGEVAKVHVHTEHPGDVFTYGKKFGQLGKIKIDNMRIQHETILENNEEQEENVDFAVIAVASGHGIRELFKSEGVNRIISGGQTMNPSTKDIMDAITKSGAKKAIILPNNGNIIMAAKQAAEVSDIPVGIVPTKTISQGLTAMLSFDPDASVEENVEAMSEDLDTVKSGEVTKAIRDTKIDDIQVKKDDYLGIVDGTIKVDNPDLVDTTVSMIEKMLDEDSEIITIMYGSDATREEADAVVKKLEASHDDLEFEIHDGGQPVYYFLVSVE; encoded by the coding sequence GTGGTTTTAACTGAAATTAATAGTGATCAATTCAGAGATATGGTTCGTGCAGCAACTCATCGCATGGGCAAAAATGCTGAATTTGTGAATAAATTAAATGTTTTCCCAGTACCTGATGGTGATACTGGAACTAATATGAACTTAACCATCGAAAGTGGAGCTAAGGCAGTTAATGAAAACCTTAGTGAATCTGTTGGCGACTTAACCGAAAGTCTCTCAAAAGGAATGTTAATGGGGGCTCGTGGTAACAGTGGTGTTATTACTTCCCAACTCTTTAGAGGCTTTTATAAAGCTACAGAAGGTAAAAAGACCTTAACTGCACAAGATTTAGCTGATGCTTTTGCTAATGGTGTTTCAACTGCTTATAAGGCAGTTATGAAGCCTGTTGAAGGAACTATCTTAACTGTTGCTCGTGTTGCGGCTGAAGAAGGTAAAAACAAGGCAAATGAAACTGATGATGTCAGTGAAGTAATGAGAGCAGTAGTTGATGGTGCTAAAAAAGCTTTAAAGACTACACCAGATTTATTGCCAGTTTTAAAGCAAGTTGGAGTAGTTGACTCAGGTGGTCAAGGACTCGTATTTATTTATCAGGGCTTTTTAGAAGGAGTACTTGGTGAAAAAGATAATGATGATTATCAACTTGATGAAGGTGAAATGGATGAGTTAATTAATGCAGCTCACCATCAAGCTGAATCTGCACAAGTTCAATTGTCAACGAGTGATATTAAGAACGGTTACTGTACTGAAATAATGGTCGACTTGACTGCGGACATTCCAAACAAAGAGAAGTTTGACCTTGATCAATTCAGAGAGCATCTTTCTAATTTAGGTGATTCATTATTAGCAGTTTCTGATGGCGAAGTTGCTAAAGTTCACGTTCATACTGAACACCCAGGAGATGTCTTTACTTATGGCAAAAAATTTGGCCAATTAGGCAAAATTAAGATTGATAATATGCGAATTCAACACGAAACTATCTTAGAAAATAACGAAGAACAAGAAGAAAATGTTGATTTTGCAGTTATCGCAGTGGCTTCAGGTCACGGAATTCGTGAACTCTTTAAGAGTGAAGGCGTAAACAGAATCATTTCCGGTGGACAGACGATGAATCCATCCACTAAGGATATTATGGACGCAATCACTAAGTCAGGTGCTAAAAAAGCTATTATTTTACCAAATAACGGCAATATCATTATGGCAGCTAAGCAAGCTGCTGAGGTTAGCGATATTCCAGTTGGAATTGTGCCAACTAAGACAATTTCTCAAGGTTTAACTGCGATGCTTTCATTTGACCCTGACGCTTCAGTCGAAGAAAATGTTGAAGCAATGTCTGAAGACTTAGATACTGTTAAATCTGGTGAAGTTACGAAAGCAATTCGTGATACTAAGATCGATGATATCCAAGTTAAGAAAGATGATTATCTTGGAATTGTTGATGGTACAATTAAGGTTGATAATCCAGATCTAGTTGATACTACTGTATCGATGATTGAAAAGATGTTAGATGAAGATAGTGAAATAATCACTATTATGTATGGTAGCGATGCTACTAGAGAAGAAGCTGATGCAGTAGTTAAAAAACTAGAAGCAAGCCACGACGATTTAGAATTTGAAATTCATGATGGTGGCCAGCCAGTTTACTACTTCTTGGTATCCGTGGAATAA